In the Acidobacteriota bacterium genome, CGTGAACTACATCCGCATCGGCGACCGCACGAATGTGCAAGACGGCAGCGTCGTCCATGTCCAGAACGAGACGCACCCCACCGTAATCGGAAACGACGTGACGATCGGGCACGGGGCCGTGGTGCATGGGTGCACGATTCACGACCGCGTGTTGATCGGGATGGGCGCCATCATCCTCAACGGCGCGATTATTGGCGAAGACTCGATCGTGGCGGCCGGCACCCTGGTGACCGAGCGCACCGTCATCCCGCCCCGTTCGATGGTCATGGGCAGCCCCGGCAAGGTCCGGCGGCCGCTGACCGATGCCGAAGTGGCCACGATCCTGGAGTTCTCGGGCAACTACGTCCGGTATCGCCTTGACTACATGGGATAATGCCTGACGATACCGATGATTCCAGCAATACGTGGGACACACGACATCCTTCCAGGTGACGTCGAAAAATGGCAGTACGTCGAACGCATCGCGCGTGAGTTGTGCGAGCGCTACGGCTACGTCGAGATCCGTACACCGATCATTGAACGCGAAGAACTCTTCGCCAAAGGCACCGGCGAATCCACCGACATCGTCCAGAAAGAGATGTACACGTTCACCGACAAGGGTGGGGAACGCGTCACGCTGAGGCCTGAGGCCACGCCGAGCATGGTGCGGTCCTACATCGAGCACAACCTCGAGCACACGATGCCCGCCGCGAAGCTCTACGCGATGGGGCCGATGTTTCGCTACGAACGGCCGCAGAAGGGCCGGTATCGGCAGTTTCACCAGCTTGACGTCGAAGCCTTCGGCATGCAGGACCCGGCGGTGGACGCCGAGGTGATCGACCTCGCATGGTCGCTGATCACCGGGCTCGGCATCCCGCAGGCAGAACTCGTCATCAACTCCGTGGGCTGCGCCACGTGCCGGCCTGTGTTCCAAAAAGCCCTGCTCGAGGCGCTCGGCGACAACCTCGGGAAGTTGTGTGGCGACTGCCAGCGGCGCTCGGTCACCAATCCCTTGCGGATCTACGACTGCAAGGTTCCCGCCGACCAGCCGATCATCGACGCGCTCCCGCACTCTGTGGACTACCTCTGCGAGTCGTGCGCCACGCACTTCACCGGCGTGAAGTCGCACCTCGACGCGATCGGCATCGTCTGGCGCCAATCCCATCGCCTTGTCCGCGGCCTTGATTACTACACGAGGACGACGTTTGAGGTGTTGGGGCAGACGTTGGGCGCGCAGAACGCGTTGCTGGGCGGCGGGAGGTACGACGGCCTGGTGAAACAGCTAGGCGGTGCAGACAAGACGGGCATCGGCTTTGCCGCGGGTATGGAGCGCCTGGTGCTGGCCCTGCCGGAGTCGGCGCCCATTGCGGCACCCGGGCGCGCGTTTGTCGTGGCGATTGGTGAAGATGGCCGGGCCGCCGCCTGGCAGTTGATTCGCGAGTTGCGGCAGGCGGGCCTGCCGGCCCAGATGGAACTTGAAGCCAGAGGCGTGCGCGCGCAGATGAAACGCGCCGACCGCCTGGCGACCCGTGTCACGCTGATTGTCGGCGGTGATGAACTGGCGCGTGGGGAAGTCACCCTGCGCGACATGGCGACGGGGGAACAACGCGCGGTGGCGCGGGACGCGGTCGTGACGGCCGTTCGGGAATTGTTGTGAGCACCGTGGTGAACTATCGAACGCATACCTGCGGCCAGTTGCGCCGTGAACACGTGGGGCAGACGGTCTTCCTGCAGGGCTGGGTGCATCGGGTCCGCGATCTTGGCGGCGTGACGTTTTTTGACGTACGCGACCGACACGGTCTGACGCAAGTGGTTGTGCGCGCTGGCGCCGACGGCGCGTCGGCTGCGAAGCTGCGGCCCGAGGTGGTCGTGGCGGTGCACGGCCACGTGGAGGCGCGTGACGCCGCGGCGGTCAACAGCAAGATCTCCACCGGGGATATCGAAGTCGTCGCGACGGGCGTGGAAGTGCTCAACGAGGCGAAGACGCCGCCGTTTCCGATCAACGAAGACGTGGCGGTGCTCGAAGAAACGCGCCTGCGGTACCGGTATCTGGACCTGCGGCGTCCGGCGCTTCAGCACAACCTCATCCTGCGTCACAAGGTGGCCATCGCGGCGCGCCGCTACTTCGACGACGAGGGTTTCCTCGAGATTGAAACGCCGATTCTTACGCGATCCACTCCCGAAGGTGCGCGCGACTATCTGGTGCCCAGCCGCGTGCATCGTGGTGAGTTCTTCGCGCTGCCGCAATCGCCGCAGATCTTCAAACAAATTCTGATGATTGCCGGCCTCGACCGGTACTTCCAGATTTGCCGCTGTTTCCGTGACGAGGACTTGCGCGCCGATCGACAGCCCGAGTTCACGCAGATCGACGTGGAAGTCTCGTTTGCCACTGAGGAACTGATTTACGAGATCGTCGAAGGCGCGATTGTTTCGATGTGGACGGCGGCCGGCTTCGCGGT is a window encoding:
- a CDS encoding gamma carbonic anhydrase family protein, whose amino-acid sequence is MALRKYLGTFPVVAPGAFVDETAQVIGDVVIGAESSVWMQVVIRGDVNYIRIGDRTNVQDGSVVHVQNETHPTVIGNDVTIGHGAVVHGCTIHDRVLIGMGAIILNGAIIGEDSIVAAGTLVTERTVIPPRSMVMGSPGKVRRPLTDAEVATILEFSGNYVRYRLDYMG
- a CDS encoding histidine--tRNA ligase, with translation MIPAIRGTHDILPGDVEKWQYVERIARELCERYGYVEIRTPIIEREELFAKGTGESTDIVQKEMYTFTDKGGERVTLRPEATPSMVRSYIEHNLEHTMPAAKLYAMGPMFRYERPQKGRYRQFHQLDVEAFGMQDPAVDAEVIDLAWSLITGLGIPQAELVINSVGCATCRPVFQKALLEALGDNLGKLCGDCQRRSVTNPLRIYDCKVPADQPIIDALPHSVDYLCESCATHFTGVKSHLDAIGIVWRQSHRLVRGLDYYTRTTFEVLGQTLGAQNALLGGGRYDGLVKQLGGADKTGIGFAAGMERLVLALPESAPIAAPGRAFVVAIGEDGRAAAWQLIRELRQAGLPAQMELEARGVRAQMKRADRLATRVTLIVGGDELARGEVTLRDMATGEQRAVARDAVVTAVRELL